One Planctomycetota bacterium DNA segment encodes these proteins:
- a CDS encoding isoprenylcysteine carboxylmethyltransferase family protein, with translation MTKIVPLAYLVAAIGAAVALDWLWPVASLIASPWNLLGLAPVAAGLALVGGAVRSLHRHHTTVKPRGRPKALVTTGVFAISRNPIYLGFVLCLAGAAVLLGSLAPWGVVIAFAVFLDAVFVRYEEGRLADAFGEAWAEYRRKVRRWV, from the coding sequence TTGACGAAGATCGTGCCTCTTGCCTACCTGGTGGCAGCCATCGGCGCCGCCGTGGCGCTCGACTGGCTGTGGCCCGTGGCGAGCCTCATCGCGTCGCCGTGGAACCTGCTGGGTCTGGCACCCGTGGCGGCGGGCCTGGCGCTCGTGGGCGGGGCGGTGCGGTCGCTGCACCGGCATCACACCACGGTGAAGCCGCGCGGCCGGCCCAAGGCGCTCGTGACCACGGGCGTCTTCGCCATCAGCAGGAACCCCATCTACCTGGGCTTCGTGCTGTGCCTGGCGGGCGCGGCCGTGCTGCTCGGCTCGCTCGCGCCCTGGGGCGTCGTCATCGCCTTCGCGGTGTTCCTGGACGCCGTGTTCGTGCGGTACGAGGAGGGGCGGCTGGCGGACGCCTTCGGCGAGGCGTGGGCGGAGTACCGGCGCAAGGTGCGGCGCTGGGTGTGA